The following proteins are encoded in a genomic region of Saccharopolyspora antimicrobica:
- a CDS encoding HAD-IIA family hydrolase, with translation MDMDGVLVHEEHMVPGADALLAALRENQVPFLVFTNNSIYTPRDLRARLLRTGLDVPEEAIWTSALATAQFLENQRPGGSAYVVGESGLTTALHNIGYVLTDRDPDYVILGETRTYSFEAITKAIRLVEAGARFIATNPDEKGPSREGTLPATGAVAALIERVTGRAPYYVGKPNPLMMRSALRHLRVHSENTLMIGDRMDTDVRSGLESGLKTILVLSGISDETTAELFPYRPTKVVGSVAELVDNVLDPFSP, from the coding sequence ATGGACATGGACGGCGTTCTCGTCCACGAGGAGCACATGGTGCCCGGCGCCGACGCCCTCCTGGCGGCGCTGCGCGAGAACCAGGTCCCGTTCCTGGTCTTCACCAACAACTCGATCTACACCCCGCGCGACCTGCGGGCCAGGCTGCTGCGCACCGGGCTGGACGTGCCGGAGGAGGCGATCTGGACCTCCGCGCTGGCCACCGCTCAGTTCCTGGAGAACCAGCGCCCGGGCGGCTCGGCCTACGTCGTCGGCGAGTCGGGGCTGACCACGGCGCTGCACAACATCGGCTACGTGCTCACCGACCGCGACCCGGACTACGTCATCCTCGGCGAGACCCGCACCTACAGCTTCGAGGCGATCACCAAGGCGATCCGCCTGGTCGAGGCGGGCGCCCGGTTCATCGCCACGAACCCGGACGAGAAGGGTCCGAGCCGCGAGGGCACGCTGCCCGCGACCGGCGCGGTGGCCGCGCTGATCGAGCGGGTCACCGGGCGCGCGCCGTACTACGTGGGCAAGCCGAACCCGCTGATGATGCGCTCGGCGCTGCGGCACCTGCGGGTGCACTCGGAGAACACGCTGATGATCGGCGACCGGATGGACACCGACGTGCGGTCGGGCCTGGAGTCGGGGCTGAAGACGATCCTGGTGCTCTCCGGGATCTCCGACGAGACGACCGCCGAGCTGTTCCCGTACCGCCCGACGAAGGTGGTCGGCTCGGTCGCCGAACTGGTCGACAACGTCTTGGACCCGTTCAGCCCCTGA
- a CDS encoding sulfate/molybdate ABC transporter ATP-binding protein → MSGLRTDVELRRAEFALRAEFDVAPGEVLAVLGPNGAGKSTLLSVLAGQLVPDRGRVELDGVPWLDTEQGIAVPTHRRGVGLLAQNALLFPNLTALENVAFGPRAAGTSKAEAREIAARWLSEVDASELAGRRPGQLSGGQAQRVALARALAAEPKLLLLDEPLAALDVDAAPAMRGLLHQVLGRQEKPTVLVTHDVLDAVVLADRLVVLLDGCIVEQGPTREVLSRPKEPFTARVAGLNLVPGVARENGVEFGETVLSGRIAEDVDQGRPAAAVFAPAAVAVHREPPGGSPRNALRVRLAGLEPRGDVVRVRGVVRDCSLAADITPAAVADLRLSPGDEVWLAVKAAEVAIHPLSGGSSGA, encoded by the coding sequence GTGAGCGGGTTGCGGACCGACGTCGAGCTCCGCCGGGCTGAGTTCGCGCTGCGCGCCGAGTTCGACGTCGCGCCCGGCGAGGTGCTGGCGGTGCTCGGCCCGAACGGAGCGGGCAAGTCGACGCTGCTGTCGGTGCTGGCCGGTCAGCTGGTGCCGGACCGGGGCCGGGTCGAGCTGGACGGCGTGCCGTGGCTGGACACCGAGCAAGGGATCGCGGTGCCGACGCACCGCCGGGGTGTCGGGCTGCTCGCGCAGAACGCGCTGCTGTTCCCGAACCTCACCGCGCTGGAGAACGTGGCCTTCGGCCCGCGCGCGGCCGGGACGAGCAAGGCGGAGGCGCGGGAGATCGCCGCGCGATGGCTGTCCGAAGTGGACGCTTCGGAGCTCGCCGGGCGGCGGCCGGGCCAGCTCTCCGGTGGTCAGGCGCAGCGCGTCGCACTGGCGCGAGCGCTGGCGGCCGAGCCGAAGTTGCTGCTGCTGGACGAGCCGCTGGCCGCGCTCGACGTGGACGCCGCGCCCGCCATGCGCGGCCTGCTGCACCAGGTACTGGGACGTCAGGAGAAGCCGACCGTGCTGGTCACCCACGACGTGCTGGACGCCGTCGTGCTGGCCGACCGGCTCGTGGTGCTGCTCGACGGCTGCATCGTGGAGCAGGGGCCGACCCGCGAGGTGCTGTCCCGCCCGAAGGAGCCCTTCACCGCGCGCGTCGCCGGGCTCAACCTGGTGCCGGGGGTGGCCAGGGAGAACGGTGTCGAGTTCGGCGAGACCGTGCTCAGCGGCCGGATCGCGGAAGACGTCGACCAGGGAAGACCGGCGGCGGCGGTGTTCGCACCCGCTGCGGTGGCGGTGCACCGGGAGCCGCCGGGCGGCAGCCCGCGCAACGCGCTCCGGGTGCGGCTGGCCGGGCTCGAGCCGCGCGGCGACGTCGTGCGGGTGCGCGGCGTGGTGCGGGACTGCTCGCTGGCCGCGGACATCACCCCGGCCGCCGTCGCGGACCTGCGGCTCAGCCCCGGTGATGAGGTCTGGCTCGCCGTCAAGGCGGCTGAGGTAGCAATCCACCCGCTATCCGGAGGATCATCTGGGGCGTGA
- a CDS encoding ABC transporter permease, whose amino-acid sequence MLPVLGLLTRVDPAELPRLLLSPAALDALRLSVVTGLIATGLSLVLGGPLALVLARSRMRGLRVLRAFVLLPLVLPPVVGGLALLYLLGRTGPLGQLLDVVGIRLPYTTAAVVLAQTFVAMPFLVVGLEGALRTAGGRYEQVAATLGAGPWLTFRRVTVPLVLPALGSSLVLTFARALGEFGATITFAGSLQGTTRTLPLAVYTTAQSDVDAAVAMSLLLVVVALVVIVVARPRAVEGRL is encoded by the coding sequence ATGCTGCCCGTGCTCGGGCTGCTGACCAGGGTCGATCCGGCCGAGCTGCCGAGGCTGCTGCTCAGCCCGGCCGCGCTCGACGCGCTGCGGCTGTCGGTGGTCACCGGGCTGATCGCCACCGGCCTGTCGCTGGTGCTCGGCGGCCCGCTGGCCCTGGTGCTGGCGAGATCCCGGATGCGCGGACTGCGGGTGCTGCGCGCGTTCGTGCTGCTGCCGCTGGTGCTTCCGCCGGTGGTCGGCGGTCTGGCCCTGCTCTACCTGCTCGGCCGCACCGGGCCGCTCGGGCAGCTGCTCGACGTCGTGGGCATCCGCCTGCCGTACACCACGGCGGCCGTGGTGCTGGCCCAGACGTTCGTCGCGATGCCGTTCCTGGTGGTCGGGCTGGAAGGCGCGCTGCGCACCGCGGGCGGCCGCTACGAGCAGGTCGCCGCCACGCTGGGCGCCGGGCCGTGGCTGACCTTCCGGCGGGTGACCGTGCCGCTGGTGCTGCCCGCGCTCGGGTCGAGCCTGGTGCTCACCTTCGCCCGTGCGCTGGGCGAATTCGGCGCGACGATCACCTTCGCCGGTAGCTTGCAGGGCACCACCCGGACCCTGCCGCTGGCCGTCTACACCACCGCTCAGTCCGATGTGGACGCCGCGGTGGCGATGTCGTTGTTGCTGGTGGTGGTGGCCCTGGTGGTGATCGTGGTGGCCCGGCCCAGAGCGGTGGAAGGACGGCTGTGA
- the modA gene encoding molybdate ABC transporter substrate-binding protein, whose amino-acid sequence MHQEEIPQSRRALRFRYPHRYAERVVHSSKVVAGALLALVLLAGCGQAGSEQQRTLTVLAAASLTESFDELGARFTAEHPDVRVQFDYQGSSTLAEQIKQGRPADVFASADEKNMAKVRELVGAPQSFATNQLTIVVPPGNPGGIGSLADLAGDHAVVVCAPEVPCGSATRKVTQAAGVQVKPVSEENDVKSVLQKVVAGEADAGLVYVTDATAAGEKVQVIDFPEARQAVNAYPIATVSGAPEPELAAQFVEFARGPVGREILTRHGFGTP is encoded by the coding sequence ATGCATCAGGAGGAGATCCCGCAGTCCAGGCGGGCGCTGAGGTTCCGCTACCCGCACCGCTACGCAGAACGAGTCGTGCATTCATCAAAGGTTGTCGCCGGAGCGCTGCTGGCGCTGGTGCTGCTGGCCGGGTGCGGCCAAGCGGGTTCCGAGCAGCAGCGCACGCTGACCGTGCTGGCCGCGGCGTCGCTGACCGAGTCCTTCGACGAGCTCGGTGCCCGGTTCACCGCGGAACATCCGGACGTGCGGGTGCAGTTCGACTACCAGGGCTCCTCGACGCTGGCGGAGCAGATCAAGCAGGGCCGGCCCGCGGACGTCTTCGCCTCGGCGGACGAGAAGAACATGGCCAAGGTGCGCGAACTCGTCGGCGCTCCGCAGAGCTTCGCGACCAACCAGCTGACGATCGTGGTCCCGCCCGGCAACCCGGGCGGCATCGGCTCGCTGGCCGATCTGGCCGGTGACCACGCCGTGGTGGTGTGCGCGCCGGAGGTGCCGTGCGGTTCGGCGACGCGGAAGGTGACGCAGGCGGCGGGCGTGCAGGTCAAGCCGGTGAGCGAGGAGAACGACGTCAAGTCGGTGCTGCAGAAGGTGGTCGCGGGCGAGGCCGACGCCGGGCTGGTGTACGTCACCGATGCGACGGCGGCCGGGGAGAAGGTGCAGGTGATCGACTTCCCGGAGGCGCGGCAGGCGGTCAACGCCTACCCGATCGCGACGGTGAGCGGCGCTCCGGAGCCGGAGCTGGCGGCACAGTTCGTCGAGTTCGCGCGCGGCCCGGTCGGCCGCGAGATCCTCACCCGCCACGGCTTCGGCACCCCATGA
- a CDS encoding TOBE domain-containing protein: MVLLVPHYRIAEAAGLLGVSDDTVRRWVDGGQLRAQRDAAGRLVVDGAELAEFARDQARSTPDPSGVGRSARNRLVGLVTEVLSDRVMSQVEMQCGPHRVVSLMSTEAVHELGLRPGVLAVAVVKSTNVVVETPGEA; this comes from the coding sequence ATGGTCCTCCTCGTGCCGCACTATCGGATTGCCGAAGCCGCCGGGCTGCTCGGCGTCAGCGACGACACGGTGCGCCGGTGGGTCGACGGCGGGCAGCTGCGGGCGCAGCGGGACGCCGCCGGACGGCTCGTCGTCGACGGGGCCGAGCTCGCCGAGTTCGCCCGCGACCAGGCGCGCTCCACGCCCGACCCCTCCGGCGTCGGCCGGTCGGCCCGCAACCGGCTGGTCGGCCTGGTCACCGAGGTGCTCTCGGACCGGGTGATGTCCCAGGTGGAGATGCAGTGCGGGCCGCACCGGGTGGTGTCGCTGATGAGCACGGAGGCGGTGCACGAGCTCGGCCTGCGGCCGGGAGTGCTGGCGGTGGCCGTGGTCAAGTCGACCAACGTCGTGGTGGAGACGCCGGGAGAGGCATGA
- the moaA gene encoding GTP 3',8-cyclase MoaA, translated as MTAVELGIPFVRRTMDTSARPDTPQLVDRFGRIATDLRVSLIDKCNLRCTYCMPAEGLPWLKRAELLDTAEMNRLIRIAVEELGVTAVRFTGGEPLLRQDLVEVIAATAALPSRPKTSLTTNGINLGEHAEALVSAGLNRVNVSLDTLDRAVFKQLTRRDRLDDVLAGLAAAKRMRLEPVKVNAVLMRGINEHEAGDLLRYCIEHGYQLRFIEQMPLDAQHEWDRSQMITAEEILERLSAEFDLSPDVAERGSAPAERWLVDGGPATVGVIASVTRPFCAACDRTRLTADGQLRPCLFSTTETDLRGPMRAGADDAELIRLWQGTMWAKAAGHGMDSGEFAQPSRPMSAIGG; from the coding sequence GTGACCGCGGTGGAGCTGGGAATCCCGTTCGTGCGCCGCACGATGGACACGTCCGCACGTCCGGACACCCCGCAGCTGGTGGACCGGTTCGGCCGGATCGCCACCGACCTGCGCGTATCCCTCATCGACAAGTGCAACCTCCGCTGCACCTACTGCATGCCCGCCGAGGGCCTGCCGTGGCTCAAGCGCGCGGAGCTGCTCGACACCGCCGAGATGAACCGGCTGATCCGCATCGCCGTCGAGGAGCTCGGGGTGACCGCGGTGCGCTTCACCGGCGGCGAACCGCTGCTGCGGCAGGACCTGGTGGAGGTCATCGCCGCCACCGCCGCGCTGCCCAGCCGCCCGAAGACCTCGCTGACCACCAACGGGATCAACCTCGGCGAGCACGCCGAAGCCCTGGTCAGCGCCGGGCTGAACCGGGTCAACGTCTCGCTGGACACCCTCGACCGCGCGGTGTTCAAGCAGCTGACCAGGCGCGACCGGCTCGACGACGTGCTGGCCGGGCTGGCCGCGGCCAAGCGGATGCGGCTGGAACCGGTCAAGGTCAACGCGGTGCTGATGCGCGGGATCAACGAGCACGAGGCCGGTGACCTGCTGCGCTACTGCATCGAGCACGGCTACCAGCTGCGGTTCATCGAGCAGATGCCGCTGGACGCGCAGCACGAGTGGGACCGCTCGCAGATGATCACCGCCGAGGAGATCCTGGAGCGGCTCAGCGCCGAGTTCGACCTCAGCCCGGACGTCGCCGAGCGCGGCTCGGCACCCGCGGAGCGCTGGCTGGTCGACGGCGGGCCGGCCACCGTGGGCGTGATCGCCTCGGTCACCCGGCCGTTCTGCGCCGCCTGCGACCGGACCCGGCTCACCGCGGACGGACAGCTCCGCCCCTGCCTGTTCTCCACGACGGAGACGGACCTGCGCGGGCCGATGCGCGCCGGGGCCGACGACGCGGAACTGATCCGCTTGTGGCAGGGCACGATGTGGGCGAAAGCCGCTGGGCACGGCATGGACTCGGGCGAGTTCGCGCAGCCGTCCCGGCCGATGAGCGCTATCGGAGGTTGA
- a CDS encoding MoaD/ThiS family protein, giving the protein MTTLPEQVETAVQVRYFAGARAAAGVPEETVRLAGPATVSDVIAAVLELHGDGLSKVLPACSFLLDGVAVRDRLAEVPAEATLDVLPPFAGG; this is encoded by the coding sequence ATGACGACCCTGCCGGAGCAGGTCGAGACCGCGGTGCAGGTGCGCTACTTCGCGGGCGCGCGCGCCGCTGCCGGAGTTCCGGAGGAGACGGTGCGGCTGGCCGGCCCGGCGACCGTCTCGGACGTCATCGCGGCGGTCCTGGAGCTGCACGGCGACGGGCTGTCGAAGGTGCTGCCCGCCTGCAGCTTCCTGCTCGACGGCGTGGCCGTCCGGGACCGGCTGGCCGAGGTGCCCGCGGAGGCGACGCTCGACGTCCTGCCGCCGTTCGCAGGCGGCTGA
- a CDS encoding transglycosylase family protein yields MARYKGKHRKPSNTSRTVARVAVAGAVVASPIAIAPMANAADWDTLAQCESSGNWSINTGNGYYGGLQFSQSTWAAFGGSQYASSAHQATREQQIAVAEKVLAAQGANAWPGCTAKTNWASGSTKTSTKVTQKKVTAKTQTKTQTQKTTTPKTTVKTGGGDYTVQLGDTLSKIGQQFGVSYQQIAERNSDVISDPNLIFPGQQLDIK; encoded by the coding sequence ATGGCTCGCTACAAGGGCAAGCACCGCAAGCCTTCCAATACCAGCCGCACCGTTGCCCGCGTCGCCGTCGCCGGCGCGGTGGTCGCGTCCCCGATCGCGATCGCCCCGATGGCCAACGCCGCCGACTGGGACACCCTCGCGCAGTGCGAGAGCAGCGGTAACTGGAGCATCAACACCGGCAACGGCTACTACGGCGGGCTGCAGTTCAGCCAGTCCACCTGGGCCGCCTTCGGTGGTTCCCAGTACGCCAGCAGCGCCCACCAGGCCACCCGCGAGCAGCAGATCGCGGTGGCGGAGAAGGTTCTCGCCGCGCAGGGCGCCAACGCCTGGCCGGGCTGCACCGCGAAGACCAACTGGGCCAGCGGCAGCACCAAGACGAGCACCAAGGTGACCCAGAAGAAGGTCACCGCCAAGACCCAGACCAAGACCCAGACGCAGAAGACGACGACCCCGAAGACCACGGTGAAGACCGGCGGCGGGGACTACACCGTCCAGCTGGGCGACACCCTGAGCAAGATCGGTCAGCAGTTCGGCGTCAGCTACCAGCAGATCGCCGAGCGCAACTCGGACGTCATCAGCGACCCGAACCTGATCTTCCCGGGCCAGCAGCTCGACATCAAGTGA